In the genome of Fibrobacter sp., one region contains:
- the mazG gene encoding nucleoside triphosphate pyrophosphohydrolase, with product MKYSFEDLVKIMATLRSPEGCPWDRQQTHQSLLPYLVEESHEYIDAAQANDKVHMAEELGDVLFQVVFHSQVAKENNDFSIDDVVQGICEKMIRRHPHVFGDAKVDDASEVTRRWERIKAAEKNNLQMAGKSAMDKVSKSMPTLARAQEIQRRAAKVGFDWIEAEPVFNKAVEEFTEFRAEMQAANEENRNIERMEDEFGDIMFSLVNVARHCGFNAALALERANSKFEKRFRVVEEMARAEGKEMKEETPERLQELWREAKVRTGFDKNHL from the coding sequence ATGAAATATTCCTTTGAAGATCTTGTGAAAATCATGGCCACCCTCCGTTCCCCGGAAGGTTGCCCTTGGGACAGACAACAGACTCATCAGTCCTTGTTGCCCTATCTAGTCGAAGAATCTCATGAATACATTGATGCCGCCCAGGCAAACGACAAGGTTCACATGGCGGAAGAACTGGGAGATGTACTCTTCCAGGTAGTATTCCACTCACAGGTCGCAAAGGAAAACAATGACTTTTCCATTGACGATGTGGTGCAGGGAATCTGCGAAAAAATGATCCGCCGTCACCCACATGTGTTTGGCGATGCCAAGGTGGATGATGCCTCCGAAGTGACCCGTCGATGGGAACGCATCAAGGCTGCAGAAAAGAATAATCTACAAATGGCGGGCAAGTCCGCTATGGATAAGGTTAGCAAGAGCATGCCCACTCTGGCCCGCGCCCAGGAAATTCAGCGCCGCGCAGCGAAGGTTGGTTTCGACTGGATCGAGGCTGAACCTGTGTTCAACAAGGCCGTAGAAGAATTTACTGAATTCCGTGCTGAAATGCAAGCCGCAAACGAAGAAAATCGAAATATTGAACGTATGGAAGATGAGTTCGGCGACATCATGTTCAGCCTGGTGAACGTTGCCCGCCACTGCGGTTTCAATGCCGCCCTCGCCTTGGAACGCGCCAATTCCAAGTTCGAAAAACGTTTCCGCGTGGTGGAAGAAATGGCCCGGGCCGAAGGCAAGGAAATGAAGGAGGAAACTCCGGAACGCCTCCAGGAACTGTGGCGGGAAGCGAAGGTTCGAACGGGTTTTGACAAAAATCACTTATAA